A genomic region of Aeropyrum pernix K1 contains the following coding sequences:
- a CDS encoding 3-phosphoshikimate 1-carboxyvinyltransferase produces MDEGGVAVLNLVVKPSQIGGEIIAPSSKGHTIAALFASLLAGGRSKISEPLYSRDVDTAIYAVRRFGGLVQKGERDLIVDSPPRPWWPRVVNCRRSSTVLRHSIVTAALAPGISLVYGDSHTNSTPVSELAGALKKIGAEVVTTNGRPPVAVKGPLARGCCEGETVGASDGESLAALLLASPLLGFAIKRAGTHSWHHVAVALHVLRGFGAKISFDGGIYYPDKPYGPGAYAVPGDYVNAAPLLLAGAIAGRITVRRLDPEDPQGEKVFLNILAQAGAKLKAGESSVEVVGTGSLEGFEADVSETPSLAPVLAVLAAYAKGRSVIKGISHLRLKEGGNLKPLMSNLRRLKVKAKPRCGGDCLEVYGEGYVEGGTAKGYGDPRMTMAFAVAGLASRKGVRVTGASRYRDYYPGFVEDLRSVGAVIEAD; encoded by the coding sequence ATGGATGAGGGTGGTGTAGCTGTATTGAATCTAGTAGTGAAGCCGAGCCAGATTGGAGGCGAGATTATTGCTCCCTCGTCGAAAGGCCATACTATAGCCGCGCTGTTTGCATCCCTCTTGGCGGGAGGGCGCTCGAAAATTTCCGAACCCCTCTACTCGAGGGATGTTGATACAGCAATATACGCTGTCAGAAGGTTTGGAGGTTTAGTGCAGAAGGGGGAGCGGGATCTGATTGTAGATTCGCCGCCTAGGCCTTGGTGGCCTAGGGTGGTAAACTGTAGGAGGTCCTCAACCGTCCTTAGACATTCGATAGTAACTGCGGCCCTCGCACCCGGTATCTCCCTCGTCTATGGCGACTCTCACACTAATTCCACACCAGTGAGCGAACTAGCAGGTGCATTAAAAAAGATTGGGGCTGAAGTGGTAACCACCAACGGTAGACCGCCAGTAGCCGTGAAGGGTCCGCTTGCCAGAGGCTGCTGCGAGGGTGAGACCGTGGGAGCTAGCGATGGCGAATCCCTAGCTGCACTTCTCCTGGCCTCGCCCCTCCTAGGATTCGCCATAAAGAGGGCTGGGACTCATTCGTGGCACCATGTTGCCGTTGCGCTTCATGTGCTACGGGGGTTCGGTGCCAAAATAAGCTTTGATGGTGGAATCTACTATCCTGATAAACCCTACGGTCCAGGCGCTTACGCCGTCCCGGGGGATTATGTAAACGCGGCACCCCTACTCTTGGCCGGGGCCATAGCAGGTAGGATCACGGTCCGGAGGCTAGACCCCGAGGATCCTCAGGGCGAGAAGGTTTTCCTAAACATACTCGCTCAGGCGGGTGCCAAGCTCAAGGCGGGAGAGAGTAGTGTGGAAGTGGTAGGAACAGGGAGTCTTGAGGGGTTCGAAGCTGACGTGTCTGAGACGCCGAGCCTAGCACCTGTTCTTGCGGTGCTCGCCGCCTATGCCAAGGGTAGGAGTGTTATAAAAGGCATATCCCACTTGCGGCTCAAGGAGGGCGGAAACCTGAAGCCGCTCATGTCCAACCTTAGGCGGCTCAAAGTAAAGGCTAAGCCACGCTGCGGAGGCGACTGCCTCGAGGTGTATGGTGAAGGCTATGTTGAGGGTGGCACGGCGAAGGGCTACGGGGACCCGAGAATGACAATGGCATTCGCGGTGGCGGGACTTGCCTCACGCAAGGGTGTGAGAGTAACAGGGGCTTCCCGCTATAGAGACTATTACCCGGGCTTCGTTGAGGACCTGAGGAGCGTTGGGGCTGTAATAGAGGCTGATTAA
- a CDS encoding ABC transporter ATP-binding protein, which yields MFLGRELLVETVGLKKYFPVKSLFFTRAYVKAVDNVTIGIPRGKTLGLVGESGSGKTTFGRVILRLEEPTGGRIFFDGIDVMKLRGRGLKEFRRRAQIIFQDPYGSLNPRKTIFNLIAEPIKVHGIKVGDLQEYIVSLLYQVGLNETHLYRYPHEFSGGQRQRIAIARVLALKPEFIVLDEPTSALDVSVQAQILNLLKDLQRKYSLTYLFISHDLGVVRYMSDYIAVMYLGKIVEFGEAEEVFEKPLHPYTKVLLESIPVPDPEVAKRRSRIRIKGEPPSPINPPSGCRFRTRCPIAVDKCLEEPPLEEVERGHWVACWRPGEL from the coding sequence ATATTTCTGGGGAGAGAGCTTCTCGTCGAAACCGTCGGCTTGAAGAAATACTTCCCGGTGAAGAGCCTGTTCTTTACCCGTGCTTATGTGAAGGCCGTTGATAATGTCACTATAGGCATACCCCGCGGTAAGACTCTCGGACTTGTTGGGGAGAGTGGCAGCGGCAAAACGACTTTCGGCCGAGTTATACTGAGGCTTGAGGAGCCCACTGGGGGCAGGATATTTTTCGACGGCATTGACGTTATGAAGTTGAGGGGGAGAGGTCTTAAGGAGTTTAGAAGGAGAGCCCAGATCATATTCCAAGATCCCTATGGAAGCCTTAACCCCCGGAAGACCATATTCAATCTTATAGCAGAGCCTATCAAGGTTCATGGTATTAAGGTGGGTGATCTCCAGGAGTACATTGTCAGCCTGCTCTACCAGGTAGGCCTTAACGAAACCCACCTCTACAGATACCCCCACGAGTTCAGCGGCGGCCAGAGGCAGAGGATAGCGATAGCAAGGGTGCTAGCTCTTAAGCCAGAGTTCATAGTGCTGGACGAGCCTACCAGCGCTCTCGACGTTAGTGTGCAGGCGCAGATACTAAACTTGCTTAAGGACCTGCAGAGGAAGTATAGTCTCACCTACCTGTTCATAAGCCACGATCTAGGCGTTGTCAGGTACATGAGCGATTACATAGCAGTGATGTACTTGGGGAAGATTGTTGAGTTTGGAGAGGCGGAAGAGGTCTTCGAGAAGCCGCTCCACCCCTATACGAAGGTCCTTCTAGAATCCATTCCTGTCCCTGACCCTGAGGTGGCGAAGAGGAGGTCGCGCATAAGGATAAAGGGTGAACCACCCAGCCCTATAAATCCGCCCTCGGGATGTAGGTTCAGGACACGCTGCCCCATAGCCGTTGACAAGTGCCTTGAAGAGCCTCCTCTGGAGGAGGTTGAGCGGGGCCACTGGGTGGCCTGCTGGAGGCCTGGAGAACTCTAA
- a CDS encoding ABC transporter ATP-binding protein gives MAPAECDPIIEVENLKVYFYTYAGIVKAIEDVSFRICRGETYCLVGETGCGKSVTSRALTRLIYPPGRIVEGKIYYYPEPGRRVDIMSLDEKELRRIRGEEIAYIFQDPSAALDPLYTIGYQVGETMLAHGRVRSLREGVRRAVGVLKTVLMPDPEKRVKSYPHELSGGMKQRGVIGISLSNRPKLLIADEPTTALDVTIQAQIMDLLTQLKREHGLTLLLITHNLGLVAEYCDRVAVMYAGNIVEEAPVDELFSNPLHPYTRALIRAVPNPLAKIENLEHIPGTVPNLITPPPGCRFHPRCPLAFDRCSREKPLLKEYSPGHKAACWALEKS, from the coding sequence GTGGCTCCTGCGGAGTGCGATCCGATAATTGAGGTTGAGAATCTAAAGGTCTACTTCTACACCTACGCCGGGATCGTTAAGGCCATAGAGGATGTATCCTTCAGGATATGCAGGGGCGAGACGTACTGTCTCGTCGGTGAGACTGGCTGCGGAAAATCGGTGACGAGCAGGGCGCTCACCAGGCTGATATACCCGCCGGGCCGGATAGTAGAGGGGAAAATCTACTACTATCCAGAGCCGGGCAGAAGGGTTGACATCATGTCGCTGGATGAGAAGGAGCTGCGGCGGATCCGCGGGGAGGAGATAGCCTATATATTCCAGGATCCTTCCGCCGCCCTGGATCCCCTCTACACTATAGGGTATCAGGTTGGAGAGACTATGCTGGCCCATGGTAGAGTGAGAAGCCTTAGAGAAGGTGTCAGGAGGGCTGTAGGAGTCTTGAAGACGGTCTTAATGCCCGACCCTGAGAAGAGAGTTAAGAGTTATCCCCACGAGCTTAGCGGCGGTATGAAGCAGAGGGGGGTTATAGGCATCTCACTCTCCAACAGGCCCAAACTACTCATTGCAGACGAGCCCACTACGGCCCTCGACGTGACGATCCAGGCCCAGATAATGGACCTCCTAACCCAGCTTAAGAGAGAGCACGGCCTAACACTCCTCCTGATCACACACAACCTAGGTTTGGTTGCAGAGTATTGTGACAGGGTGGCCGTGATGTATGCAGGAAACATTGTCGAGGAAGCTCCGGTGGACGAGCTGTTCTCGAACCCGCTACACCCGTACACCAGGGCCTTGATAAGGGCAGTACCGAACCCCTTGGCTAAGATTGAAAACCTCGAGCACATACCGGGCACTGTACCCAACCTAATAACTCCACCGCCGGGCTGCAGGTTCCACCCCCGCTGTCCCCTGGCTTTCGATAGGTGTAGCAGGGAGAAGCCCCTACTCAAGGAATACTCCCCCGGTCATAAGGCCGCGTGCTGGGCGCTTGAGAAGTCTTGA
- a CDS encoding formate dehydrogenase accessory protein FdhE — protein sequence MMGIVRELNEAARAQRIRRRVSELVRSLMSYKSLHKLDLPDLEKVKEVERLQAEIIEDLRGRIDVERCDARCVILKSGELLGREKLDGYCRRAQSLLGLEPSGCSPEDLAGLMETTSIDPDKTGGVLLVVQGLLRGLSEELKRQGYSWSGISHRCPVCGLESETMVRKGDGYYMVCHMCFFTWLVSRGIPVCPRCGSTVPLEVGIFTDKSRRIGLGFCSRCGYSWRILLDQYMSVPDHAAPLIALGAERFRPAMEKALEKGLEEWG from the coding sequence TTGATGGGGATTGTGAGGGAATTGAACGAGGCTGCTAGGGCCCAGAGGATTAGGCGAAGGGTTTCTGAGCTCGTGAGATCGCTGATGAGTTATAAGAGCCTACACAAGCTTGACCTACCAGACCTGGAGAAGGTCAAGGAGGTTGAGAGGCTCCAGGCGGAGATAATAGAGGACCTTAGGGGCAGGATTGATGTTGAGAGGTGCGACGCACGCTGCGTCATTCTTAAGTCTGGAGAGCTCCTGGGGAGGGAGAAGCTCGACGGGTACTGTAGGAGAGCCCAGAGCCTTCTGGGCCTAGAACCCTCGGGATGCTCGCCCGAGGACCTCGCAGGCCTCATGGAAACCACCTCCATAGACCCGGATAAGACCGGAGGCGTCCTACTAGTAGTCCAAGGCCTCCTAAGAGGACTCTCGGAAGAGCTAAAGCGGCAGGGCTACAGCTGGAGTGGTATAAGCCACAGATGCCCTGTCTGCGGTCTCGAGAGCGAGACGATGGTTAGGAAGGGTGATGGCTACTATATGGTGTGCCACATGTGCTTCTTCACATGGCTTGTCTCGCGGGGGATACCAGTGTGTCCCCGATGCGGCTCCACAGTACCTCTTGAGGTCGGGATATTCACTGACAAATCGAGGAGGATCGGGCTAGGTTTCTGCAGCAGATGCGGCTATAGCTGGAGAATCCTCCTCGACCAATATATGAGTGTGCCAGACCATGCTGCACCACTGATAGCTCTGGGGGCTGAGAGGTTCAGGCCGGCCATGGAGAAGGCCCTCGAGAAGGGTCTGGAGGAGTGGGGTTGA